A genomic segment from Malus domestica chromosome 05, GDT2T_hap1 encodes:
- the LOC103436446 gene encoding probable carbohydrate esterase At4g34215, which produces MIKGLLWYQGESDTSKQYDADAYRGNMTKLIENVREGLGLPSLPIIQVRELTSFNCFVRRQQVYGESEGGPIGNGNPKCLCVLIDAKGLELKDDHLHLTSKSQVQLGPMLADAYLQRFGPSEPDSHAAI; this is translated from the exons ATGATCAAAGGGTTGCTTTGGTACCAAGGGGAGAGCGACACGTCTAAGCAGTATGATGCGGACGCGTACCGTGGGAACATGACGAAGCTTATTGAGAATGTGCGCGAGGGTCTTGGTTTGCCTTCGCTTCCAATTATCCAGGTTCGTGAGCTGACTAGTTTTAA CTGTTTTGTCCGGAGACAACAAGTATATGGAGAAAGTGAGGGAGGCCCAATTGGGAATGGAAATCCCAAATGTTTGTGTGTGTTGATTGATGCTAAGGGATTGGAGCTCAAAGATGATCATCTGCACCTCACCTCCAAGTCCCAGGTTCAGCTGGGGCCCATGTTGGCTGATGCATACCTCCAGCGTTTTGGACCCTCAGAACCCGATTCTCATGCTGCCATTTGA